In Pseudomonas fluorescens, one genomic interval encodes:
- a CDS encoding BMP family ABC transporter substrate-binding protein, producing MQIRPLHKLLCAAIGLGISLSASAADPLKVGFVYIGPIGDHGWTYQHEQGRKALAEKFGAQISTNYVENVAEGADAERVIRNMAKDNYDLIFTTSFGYMNPTLKVAKQFPKVTFEHATGYKQDKNLGTYLARTYEGRYVGGFLAAKMTKSKKIGYVASFPIPEVIRDINAIQLALNKYNPGTEIKVVWVNSWFDPGKEADAANALIDQGVDVVFQHTDSPAPIQAAERRGVYAVGYASDMAHFGPKAVLTSIVNDWAPHYIQATQSVIDHNWKSQDYWGGLKEGTVELPISDLVPAPVKAEAEQIIADIKSGKLQPFTGPIKDQAGVEKIPAGVSATNAELASMNYYVEGMKAEMPK from the coding sequence ATGCAAATACGTCCGCTGCACAAACTGCTGTGCGCCGCCATCGGTCTGGGGATCAGTCTGAGCGCCAGCGCTGCCGATCCACTGAAGGTCGGTTTCGTCTACATCGGCCCGATCGGCGACCACGGCTGGACGTATCAGCATGAACAGGGGCGCAAGGCACTGGCGGAGAAATTCGGCGCGCAGATCAGCACCAATTACGTCGAGAACGTGGCCGAGGGCGCCGACGCCGAGCGGGTGATCCGCAACATGGCCAAGGACAACTACGACCTGATCTTCACCACCTCGTTCGGCTACATGAACCCGACGCTGAAAGTCGCCAAACAGTTTCCCAAGGTCACCTTCGAACACGCCACCGGCTACAAGCAGGACAAGAACCTCGGCACCTATCTCGCGCGCACCTACGAGGGTCGTTATGTCGGCGGTTTTCTCGCGGCGAAGATGACCAAGAGCAAGAAGATCGGCTACGTCGCCTCGTTCCCGATTCCGGAAGTGATCCGCGATATCAACGCCATCCAGCTGGCGCTGAACAAGTACAACCCCGGCACCGAGATCAAAGTGGTGTGGGTCAACTCGTGGTTTGACCCGGGCAAGGAAGCCGACGCCGCCAACGCGCTGATCGATCAGGGCGTGGACGTGGTGTTCCAGCACACCGACAGCCCGGCGCCGATCCAGGCCGCCGAACGGCGTGGCGTGTACGCCGTGGGTTACGCCTCGGACATGGCGCACTTCGGCCCGAAAGCGGTGCTGACTTCGATCGTCAACGACTGGGCACCGCACTACATTCAGGCCACGCAAAGCGTGATCGACCACAACTGGAAATCCCAGGACTACTGGGGCGGGCTGAAGGAAGGCACGGTTGAACTGCCGATCAGTGATCTGGTACCGGCACCAGTGAAAGCCGAGGCCGAGCAGATCATTGCCGACATCAAGAGCGGTAAGTTGCAACCGTTCACCGGGCCGATCAAGGATCAGGCCGGCGTGGAGAAGATCCCTGCTGGGGTGAGCGCAACCAATGCCGAATTGGCGTCGATGAACTATTACGTGGAAGGGATGAAGGCCGAGATGCCGAAGTAA
- a CDS encoding calcium:proton antiporter, which produces MLTILKQESFLLLAVIAACIAYPLEHWMLHSGQIVALVCGLVLIAFIVAASMRVAHHAELLAEKVGDPYGTMILTLAAVLVEVVILAIMMSNEASATLVRDTIYSAVMLDINGILGLAALMGGLKHGEQSYNDDSARSYSVMILTAMGVSMVVPEFIPAANWKIYSAFTIGAMVVLYALFLRMQVGPHSYFFSYSYPDKRRKKEPVEDEPKPLSLTWSIGILVFGVVVIGALAEVMSKTLDLGLEGTGAPPVITAILVAAISAAPEILTALRAALANRMQSVVNIAMGASLSTVILTVPVMEAMALYTGQPFQMAMTPVQTVMIFITLIVSAINLNDGETNAIEGMTHFVLFATFIMLSLLGL; this is translated from the coding sequence ATGCTCACGATCCTCAAGCAAGAAAGCTTTCTGCTGCTGGCGGTGATTGCCGCGTGCATCGCCTATCCGCTGGAACACTGGATGCTCCACAGCGGCCAGATCGTCGCGCTGGTCTGCGGTCTGGTGCTGATCGCCTTCATCGTCGCCGCGTCGATGCGCGTTGCCCATCATGCCGAACTGCTCGCAGAAAAAGTCGGCGACCCCTACGGCACGATGATCCTGACCCTCGCTGCGGTGCTGGTGGAAGTGGTGATCCTGGCGATCATGATGAGCAACGAGGCGTCCGCCACGCTGGTGCGGGACACGATCTATTCGGCGGTGATGCTCGACATCAACGGCATCCTCGGCCTCGCCGCGTTGATGGGCGGGCTCAAGCACGGCGAGCAGTCGTACAACGATGATTCGGCACGCAGCTACAGCGTGATGATCCTCACCGCCATGGGCGTATCGATGGTGGTGCCGGAGTTTATTCCGGCGGCCAACTGGAAGATTTATTCAGCGTTCACCATCGGTGCGATGGTGGTGCTTTACGCGTTGTTCCTGCGCATGCAGGTCGGGCCGCACAGTTATTTTTTCAGCTACAGCTATCCGGACAAACGCCGCAAGAAAGAGCCGGTGGAAGATGAACCGAAACCGCTGAGCCTGACCTGGTCGATCGGCATTCTGGTGTTCGGCGTGGTGGTGATCGGCGCACTGGCCGAAGTGATGTCCAAGACCCTCGATCTGGGCCTGGAAGGTACCGGTGCACCGCCGGTGATCACGGCGATTCTGGTGGCGGCGATTTCCGCGGCGCCGGAGATCCTGACGGCGTTGCGTGCCGCGTTGGCCAACCGCATGCAATCGGTGGTGAACATTGCGATGGGCGCGTCACTGTCGACGGTGATCCTCACCGTGCCGGTGATGGAAGCGATGGCGCTGTACACCGGTCAGCCGTTTCAAATGGCGATGACCCCGGTGCAGACGGTGATGATCTTCATCACGCTGATTGTCAGTGCGATCAACCTGAATGACGGCGAGACCAATGCCATCGAAGGCATGACTCACTTTGTGCTGTTTGCGACGTTTATCATGCTGTCGCTGCTCGGTCTCTGA
- a CDS encoding 8-oxoguanine deaminase, whose translation MPATRTWLKNPLAIFTANALDARGGLVLQDGVIVEVLAAGQQPSAPCNEVFDAREHVILPGLINTHHHFYQTLTRAWAPVVNQPLFPWLKTLYPVWARLTPEKLALATKVALAELLLSGCTTAADHHYLFPDGLENAIDVQVETVRELGMRAMLTRGSMSLGEKDGGLPPQQTVQEGQVILDDSQRLIHEYHERGDGAQIQIALAPCSPFSVTPEIMSASAELANKLDVRLHTHLAETLDEEDFCLQRFGLRTVDYLDSVGWLGPRTWLAHGIHFNPDEIARLGQAGTGICHCPSSNMRLASGICPSIDLTDAGALFGLGVDGSASNDASNMILEARQALYIQRLRYGAEKITPERVLGWATKGSASLLGRTDIGELAVGKQADLALFKLDELRFSGSHDPISALLLCGADRADRVMIGGKWRVVDGQVEGLDLKGLIADHSQAARQLIAGT comes from the coding sequence ATGCCTGCGACCCGTACCTGGTTAAAAAATCCCCTCGCCATTTTCACGGCCAACGCGCTCGATGCCCGTGGCGGTCTGGTGCTGCAAGACGGCGTGATCGTCGAAGTGCTGGCAGCCGGTCAGCAACCGTCCGCGCCGTGCAACGAAGTGTTCGATGCCCGCGAGCATGTGATCCTGCCGGGCCTGATCAACACCCATCACCACTTCTATCAAACCCTGACTCGCGCCTGGGCGCCGGTGGTCAATCAGCCGCTGTTCCCGTGGCTGAAAACCCTGTACCCGGTGTGGGCACGGCTGACCCCGGAAAAACTCGCCCTCGCGACGAAAGTGGCTTTGGCTGAACTGCTGCTGTCAGGTTGCACCACCGCCGCCGACCACCATTACCTGTTCCCGGACGGTCTGGAAAACGCCATAGACGTGCAAGTCGAAACCGTGCGGGAACTGGGCATGCGCGCCATGCTCACTCGCGGCTCGATGAGCCTCGGCGAGAAGGACGGCGGCCTGCCGCCGCAGCAGACCGTGCAGGAAGGTCAGGTGATTCTCGACGACAGTCAGCGCCTGATTCACGAGTACCACGAGCGCGGCGATGGTGCGCAGATCCAGATCGCTTTGGCGCCTTGCTCGCCCTTTTCGGTGACCCCGGAAATCATGTCGGCCAGCGCCGAACTGGCGAATAAACTCGACGTGCGTCTGCACACGCACTTGGCGGAAACCCTCGACGAAGAGGATTTCTGCCTGCAGCGTTTCGGCCTGCGCACCGTGGATTATCTGGACAGCGTCGGCTGGCTCGGCCCGCGCACCTGGCTGGCCCATGGCATCCACTTCAACCCGGATGAAATCGCTCGCCTCGGCCAGGCCGGCACCGGTATCTGCCATTGCCCGAGTTCGAACATGCGTCTGGCCTCCGGCATCTGCCCGAGCATCGATCTGACCGATGCCGGCGCGCTGTTCGGTCTCGGCGTGGATGGTTCGGCCTCGAACGACGCGTCGAACATGATTCTCGAAGCGCGGCAGGCGTTGTACATCCAGCGCCTGCGTTATGGTGCGGAAAAAATCACCCCGGAACGCGTGCTCGGCTGGGCAACCAAAGGCTCGGCGAGCCTGTTGGGGCGTACCGACATTGGCGAGCTGGCGGTGGGCAAGCAGGCGGATCTGGCGTTGTTCAAGCTCGATGAGCTGCGTTTCTCGGGCAGCCATGATCCGATTTCGGCGCTGCTGTTGTGCGGTGCCGATCGTGCGGATCGGGTGATGATTGGCGGCAAGTGGCGCGTGGTGGACGGCCAGGTTGAAGGGCTGGATCTGAAGGGTCTGATCGCCGATCACAGCCAGGCGGCTCGCCAGTTGATCGCCGGCACCTGA
- a CDS encoding SDR family oxidoreductase has protein sequence MSQAKNALIIGASRGLGLGLVKTLLADGWQVTATVRNPQKAEALQALGKVRIEKLDMDDQQAVIALSQQLKGETFDLLFVNAGVKGPEVQTPGGATLAEVGQLFFTNAVAPINLAQRFVGQIRDGSGVLAFMSSGLGSVTVPDAPELALYKASKAALNSMTNSFVTQLGEQKLTVLSLHPGWVKTDMGGEGADLDVETSTRGLIDQVNAYTGKGGHHFINYKGETIPW, from the coding sequence ATGTCCCAGGCAAAAAACGCACTGATCATCGGCGCCTCCCGTGGCTTGGGCCTCGGGTTGGTGAAAACCCTGCTGGCCGATGGCTGGCAAGTGACCGCCACCGTGCGCAATCCGCAAAAGGCCGAGGCGCTGCAAGCGCTGGGCAAGGTGCGGATCGAGAAACTCGACATGGACGACCAGCAAGCGGTGATTGCCCTGAGCCAGCAGCTCAAGGGCGAGACCTTCGACCTGCTGTTCGTCAACGCCGGGGTCAAAGGCCCTGAAGTGCAAACCCCGGGTGGCGCGACACTGGCCGAAGTCGGGCAACTGTTTTTCACCAACGCCGTGGCGCCGATCAACCTGGCGCAACGCTTCGTCGGGCAGATCCGCGACGGCAGCGGCGTGCTGGCGTTCATGAGTTCCGGCCTGGGCAGCGTCACCGTACCCGACGCCCCGGAGCTGGCGCTGTACAAGGCCAGCAAGGCCGCGCTGAACTCGATGACCAACAGTTTTGTCACCCAGTTGGGCGAGCAGAAACTCACCGTGTTGTCGCTGCACCCGGGCTGGGTGAAGACGGATATGGGCGGCGAAGGGGCTGACCTGGATGTGGAGACCAGCACTCGCGGGCTGATTGATCAGGTGAATGCGTATACCGGCAAGGGCGGGCATCACTTCATCAACTACAAGGGTGAAACCATTCCCTGGTAA
- a CDS encoding ABC transporter permease — MDIDLLSNIFYAMVRCGTPLLLVALGELICEKSGVLNLGQEGMMLFGAVIGFIVALNSGNLWLGVLLAMLAGMLLSSLFALVALVFNANQVATGLALTIFGVGLSTFVGAAWVGKPLAGFEPLAIPYLSEIPLIGRMLFAQDLLVYLSFALFALVAWVIIKSRVGLIIQAVGENPDAASAMGLPVLTVRTLAVLFGGAMAGLAGAYLSLAYTPMWAENMTAGRGWIALALVVFASWRVWRLLLGAYLFGLASILHLVAQGLGLAIPSSLLAMLPYVATIVVLVLLSRDAVRTRLYAPVSLGQPWQAGH, encoded by the coding sequence ATGGATATCGATCTGCTGAGCAATATTTTCTACGCCATGGTGCGCTGCGGCACGCCGCTGTTGTTGGTGGCGCTGGGTGAGTTGATCTGCGAGAAGAGCGGCGTGCTCAATCTCGGCCAGGAAGGAATGATGCTGTTTGGCGCGGTGATCGGTTTTATCGTCGCCCTCAACAGCGGCAACCTGTGGCTCGGCGTGTTGCTGGCGATGCTCGCGGGGATGCTCTTGTCTTCGCTGTTTGCCCTGGTGGCGCTGGTGTTCAACGCCAATCAGGTGGCGACCGGGCTGGCGCTGACGATCTTCGGTGTGGGCCTGTCGACCTTTGTCGGCGCGGCGTGGGTCGGCAAGCCGTTGGCCGGATTCGAGCCGTTGGCGATTCCGTACTTGAGTGAGATTCCGCTGATCGGGCGCATGCTGTTTGCTCAGGACTTGCTGGTGTACCTGTCGTTCGCGCTGTTTGCGCTGGTGGCTTGGGTGATCATCAAAAGCCGTGTCGGGCTGATCATTCAGGCCGTTGGTGAGAACCCGGACGCGGCCAGTGCGATGGGCCTGCCGGTGCTGACCGTGCGCACGCTGGCGGTGCTGTTCGGCGGGGCGATGGCCGGTTTGGCCGGGGCGTATCTGTCGCTGGCGTACACGCCGATGTGGGCCGAGAACATGACCGCCGGACGCGGCTGGATTGCCCTGGCGCTGGTGGTGTTTGCCAGTTGGCGGGTGTGGCGCTTGTTGCTCGGGGCTTATCTGTTTGGCCTCGCCAGCATCCTGCATCTGGTGGCGCAGGGCTTGGGGCTGGCGATTCCGTCGAGTCTGCTGGCGATGCTGCCGTATGTGGCGACGATTGTGGTGTTGGTGCTGTTGTCACGGGATGCCGTTCGTACCCGGTTGTATGCGCCGGTGTCGTTGGGGCAGCCGTGGCAGGCCGGGCATTAG